One stretch of Oncorhynchus clarkii lewisi isolate Uvic-CL-2024 chromosome 3, UVic_Ocla_1.0, whole genome shotgun sequence DNA includes these proteins:
- the LOC139406050 gene encoding GTPase IMAP family member 8-like, producing the protein MASRAKRQNGDQCTLPELRIILLGRDWLEKSQTGNTILDRKLFDTRRDVEMCVRRQSLVDGRQVTVVNTSDRCIQYSVQDPLLVHRNIEASISMCQPGPHAFLMVIPLNSRKGREWTVEGPLKLLNHILWRHMMVVFTQCEKLRGMSLEEHIVRHGFLQEMVEKCGHRYHALNTRANTWGNDVTQVPELLRKIDEMVAGGPAYVVMNERFSMAIEVKRMAEEERASLRRMKVQRQRETLRSLLRGKSHQLSEAEQRIMIVGPRLVGKSSSGNSILGKKTFEDGHTTSHSVKRQGDITVRQVTVVDTPGWHGRYCTEDTPEVVKIEITQGASLCAPEPHAVLVVVRCDETFTGTDRSRAEEKLNLIGRSVWSQAIVLFTWGDKLGDTAIELHIERWPALQWLVDKCSNRYHVFDNTSPAGGPQVTELLEKIEETVMGNDGEHWLKMYWELRESKKKLTKSSEEIGRRLEEEERENDKLKRMIEEEERKVEEIDKRYEEKDGMLKEMEQRNTMKEKKIEDRRMEYEREKESLKQMCVEKDRALDQMERKHERESQELRDNIENLEKRKSEREEELNAMIVEIQKELQENKQKYEMKEVEISMLERDVAELKQQNKVREDMINHVKIKEDRIQLHRVESTAPADMVDNSYLKTQHRNLRKTQMLSQKDGERQRDTAGREQRVGDEQREAPWLKIGAAVLGAVVGAMAGSVRAPLSAATGTTIGAAAGVLLGSLLIQEEEARDKKVVSDSPECPYLIKN; encoded by the exons ATGGCTTCCAGAGCAAAGAGACAGAATG GGGACCAGTGTACTCTCCCTGAGCTGAGAATCATCCTCCTGGGGAGGGATTGGCTGGAGAAGAGTCAAACAGGAAACACCATCCTGGACAGGAAGCTGTTTGACACCAGGAGGGACGTGGAGATGTGTGTGAGGAGACAGAGTCTAGTGGATGGCCGGCAGGTCACTGTGGTCAACACATCAGACAGATGCATCCAGTACTCTGTGCAGGACCCTCTCCTTGTCCACCGTAACATAGAAGCCAGCATATCCATGTGTCAACCAGGTCCCCATGCCTTCCTCATGGTCATCCCTTTGAACTCACGCAAAGGCAGGGAATGGACAGTAGAGGGCCCCCTCAAGCTTCTCAACCACATACTCTGGAGACACATGATGGTAGTGTTTACCCAATGTGAGAAACTCAGGGGAATGTCACTAGAGGAACACATAGTGAGACATGGGTTTCTCCAGGAGATGGTGGAGAAGTGTGGGCATAGGTACCATGCTTTAAACACTAGGGCCAACACATGGGGCAATGATGTCACTCAGGTCCCAGAGCTGCTGAGGAAGATAGATGAAATGGTGGCAGGTGGTCCTGCTTATGTTGTCATGAATGAGAGGTTTTCAATGGCAATTGAAGTTAAGAGGatggcagaggaggagagagcgagtTTGAGACGGATGAAGGTTCAGAGACAGAGGGAAACACTCAGATCTCTGCTCAGGG GTAAGTCCCACCAACTATCTGAAGCTGAACAGAGAATCATGATAGTGGGACCTCGATTGGTTGGGAAGAGCTCATCTGGCAATAGCATCCTGGGTAAGAAAACCTTTGAGGATGGACACACGACTTCACACAGTGTGAAAAGACAGGGTGACATCACCGTAAGACAAGTCACAGTGGTGGACACACCCGGGTGGCATGGGCGATACTGCACTGAGGACACTCCTGAAGTAGTAAAAATTGAGATTACCCAAGGTGCATCTCTTTGTGCTCCCGAGCCGCACGCTGTCCTCGTGGTCGTACGCTGTGACGAAACATTCACAGGGACAGACAGGTCAAGAGCAGAAGAAAAACTGAATCTGATTGGTCGGTCAGTCTGGAGTCAAGCTATAGTGTTGTTCACCTGGGGAGACAAGCTTGGCGACACAGCCATCGAACTTCACATCGAGAGATGGCCTGCCCTTCAGTGGCTTGTCGATAAATGTAGCAACAGGTACCATGTCTTTGATAACACAAGCCCGGCTGGAGGCCCTCAGGTCACAGAACTTCTGGAGAAAATTGAGGAGACAGTGATGGGAAACGATGGTGAACACTGGCTCAAAATGTACTGGGAGCTCAGGGAGAGCAAAAAGAAGTTGACAAAAAGCTCTGAGGAGATTGGGAGAAGactagaggaggaagagagggagaatgacaAGCTTAAAAGGATGattgaagaggaagagaggaaagtagaggaaaTAGATAAGCGATATGAGGAGAAAGATGGAATGTTGAAAGAGATGGAGCAGAGAAACACAATGAAAGAAAAGAAGATAGAAGACAGACGTATGGAGTACGAAAGAGAGAAGGAATCCCTCAAACAAATGTGTGTGGAGAAAGACAGAGCATTGGATCAGATGGAGAGGAAGCATGAAAGAGAAAGTCAAGAACTGAGAGACAATATAGAAAACCTGGAAAAGAGAAAgtctgaaagagaagaggagtTGAATGCCATGATTGTTGAGATACAGAAGGAGTTACAAGAGAATAAACAAAAGTATGAAATGAAAGAGGTGGAGATATCAATGCTAGAGAGAGATGTAGCGGAGCTTAAGCAGCAGAATAAAGTGAGAGAAGACATGATCAACCATGTGAAGATTAAGGAGGATCGAATACAACTGCACAGAGTGGAATCTACAGCACCCGCGGACATGGTGGACAACTCTTATCTAA AGACTCAACATAGAAATTTGAGAAAGACACAGATGTTGTCACAGAAGGATGGTGAGAGGCAGAGGGACACAGCAGGACGAGAGCAGAGAGTTGGAGATGAACAGAGAGAAGCACCATGGTTGAAGATTGGGGCAGCAGTACTGGGGGCAGTGGTTGGGGCCATGGCTGGCTCTGTGAGGGCACCACTAAGTGCAGCCACAGGGACTACTATAGGGGCTGCAGCAGGGGTTCTGCTGGGGAGTTTACTGATACAAGAGGAAGAGGCCAGAGATAAGAAAGTGGTGTCTGATTCCCCTGAATGCCCCtatttaataaaaaattaa